Part of the Plectropomus leopardus isolate mb chromosome 7, YSFRI_Pleo_2.0, whole genome shotgun sequence genome, ACAAAGGGTTCCTACAAATTTATaaggacaaaatttcaaaacttttctacGACTTTTCAAGAACCCTTACTCAGAATTTGCTTTCTTCTCATCCTACTTTCCCAGCGTTTTTTCAAAcgtatcagattcaaactctattcataCATAATTTTAGCTGCAGAGAATACATTTGCTgtcatgttacattatgttaaaGGTGATTTGTGGAAGATTTCAGTAACAGTttcatcacacacaacaaaatcccATGTCTAatattattgaaataaatattatacTGGAGAGCTGTTGGCAGCGGATGAATCCTCATACCACGGTTACAGTTTGACTTTCTGCTAAACGtgaacatccaactgttgaccgcaggcttcaagtccacagcaaaaaacatcaacaagctgtgtccttcaaaataaaccacaggttccgctttgatttatgtaattatgacagTACTTTATCTAACTTCACTATAAcagtacttcatttaactttttactttactttatcaACTATTATAACAGTATCGTAACTTTattcactttattatttaacagtattttattcaaactttatttgtaactgtggTTCAtctaatactttttttaaattttagaagTTTACAGTAGTTCAGAGGAgatatcaaaaatatcaaaatacgTATCGTGTATCgcaatatagcctaaaaatactgtgatattattttaaagccatatcggaCAACCCTACGCAGCACCAGTTTTAAATGCACCGCTCAactcaaacattgtttttttttttaaattttagaagTTTACAGTAGTTCAGAGGAGATATCAAAATATCGAAATACGTATCGTGTATCgcaatatagcctaaaaatactgtgatattattttaaagccatatcggaCAACCCTACGCAGCACCAGTTTTAAATGCACCGCTCAactcaaacattgtttttgtttccatgtaCAGGTACTGTAAGGTGAAGGTGAAGGAAGCTCTGCTGAGCGACCTGCTGCCTGGTCCCGTCACTCTGGTGTTTGAAAGATCTGAAGCTCTGAACACAGATCTCAACCCCTTCACTCCAGTGCGTCAGCTCCTTTTTGATTGgatattacagaaaatgaaaactgcaCATGAATGTTTTATGAATAAATGTCAGTCATCTGTCGTTAACACGTCAATGTGCTTCCCAGCTTGTAGGCGTACGGATCCCAGATCATACCTTCATGAGACGCCTTTGTCAGATGTGCGCTGAACCACTCGCTCTTACCAGCGCCAACATCAGCTCACACACCAGCACTGTGGCTGtacatgtaagaaaaaaataataaacgaCTAGCCAAGAGATGGTTTTATCAGTCTCACattcacagtgtttttttccagatgtttcCCAGCATCCTCATTCAGATTGCAACGtagtctctctctgttttatctCTTTGTCACATAGGTTTACAAATGTGTGCTTTATTGTTTAACGCAGCTGTGTTTTTCCTCCGCAGGAGTTTCAGGAGCTCTGGCCCAAGCTAGCGGTGGTGGTGGACGGCGGGCCAATAGGAGACGACAGCCGGCTCGGATCAACGGTGGTCAACCTATCAGTGCTTGGGAAATACCGCATCATCAGACCTGGCTGGTGAGTTCACACTGTGAAAATTTTCTCACTCCAAATTAAATCATcaataaaatccccaaaattaTTAACAGGGGCATTAAACCTTTGGCAAAGAGAAAGTTTTTATTAAATGCTCTGACACAACACAAATACAATAAAGGTGATCTAATATGAAGTGAGATTATTCTATTTCTGATTGCACTGAGCAATTAATTAAGCATTTAAGTGGCTTCGCATTTTACctatgatttatttttggccTCAAAATATATTAGCATGCTTAAAGGTCACATTATACTTCCATGCAGCAGAGTAGCCCAGAAAAAGGATGTGATGGATCAGATTGtggtcataaataaatattgattagAGCAATCTGTAAAGACTGTGTGAGACTGATGCTGCAGTTTGTTATTTGGTTGTGTAATATTGTACAAAATTATATCATTACTactaaactaactaactaaatttGGCAGTTGTTCACACTTCAAAAGAAGTGAATTTCAAACAGAGCGTTTATATGCAAGACTGATATATAATGTGACTGTAGCTTCAGGTTTCCACTTTACCTCACAAGTCAGGGAGAAAGGAAACATGTGCTCTAAAGAAAAAGCTCGAGCAAATTCATAGCACCACACCAACAAagtgtcagttgtttttttttgtctgtttcctgcTGCTGTGCTTTCTACTAAAGCATAAATGTCATCACAATGTACTCCACCACTGAGAGGATGAGCGTCCTGCAGCACCTGCAGTGAATAGTAGTACTTTACAAGAcctagtatagtatgtcatgaaaaatatacaaagaagTAATAGTATGCCATAGCCTCGTAtgttagaaaaatgtttaaaaaaattctcatcATTGTATGTTATacaaaatgttggaaaaattatagtatgtcataaataAGGGCACTAAACAAGTCGTAGTTCagtatgtcatgaaaaagtcatagtaaattatgtcatataaaaatataaaaaaaacagtcatagtatagtatagtatagtttgtcataaaaaagccataaaaagtcatactatagtacatcattaaaatgttttttaaaaagtcatagcatagtatgtccaaaaaatggcataaaagtcataatatagttaTCATGTATcatcaaaattgaaaaaaaagccatactgcAGTATGTCTATGTAgtaactgaaaaaagtaaaagtatggtatgtcatgaaaaacatgagaaaaaagtcaaagtacagtatgaaaaaatattaacaataaagCCATACTTTAATTTTCATAGACatatggataaaaacaaatgggTGTAGTATgttatgaaaatgttaaaaaacaaaacaaaacaaaactcataGACTCATAGTCTCTcattaaaatgtagaaaacatgcatagtatagtatttcattaaaaacaattttgaaagtcatattatactatgtcataaaaataatcaaataaagaaatagtttgTTTGTAATAACATGTAAAAAGAAGTCATCATATAGTGTCATTAAAGAACGGAGCCAGTCTccagtggccattagaggaactgcagtttttagcacttaTGCATCGGCGTCATTATTGCCGCTTTTACTCTGGAGGACACCCTGTGCATTAAATGAGAAATGACTGTAACTCTTCTTTTCCAGCGCCCTTTCTTTTACGGTTGAGGTGCTGGAGCACAAATATGGACTGTCAGAAGACACGGGGGACAAATGACCTTTGAACTCTCCATAACACATGCTGAGACGCACAACCAGCTCTGACCCCGGGGCTTTTTCAGAGAATATGAATCCTTTTCATGTTCGCGTGGAAGTCTTCCCGGGGAGGACTGAACTCAGGAACAACTGGATGGACGATATTATTCTGTTGACTGCTTTAAggtctggactttttttttttttttttttgcgtttgaTGACCGTATTATCTGCCTTACAGCGTCTGCTATCATGGGATTATGTGGGAAACACAGTGCAGGGTCAGCTATATagtatgggatttttttgtgcaacaaatttaaaactttaactttCTGTACTGTTAAAACAATGTGGCTTAACGGAAATTGCAATGGTgcgagtttttattttaatatttctataaTGGTGAGAGGTGTTGGAGCCAACTTTTTTATGGCCTGAATAGTCATTTATGATAAGTGTTGGGAGGAGCTCTAATTTGCGTTGACTCAATGTCAAACTTGAGTTCAGAACTATTTTTATTAACTTTGAAATTccctgtatttattttatccgCATTTCAGTTAAACAGTGTGCAGTTACGGTTACAattatttaatgtagttttataCTGTGGCCTAAAGGAACCGtacactccaaaatcaaaaagacatatttttccttctccttttgCCATTTATTATTATAGATTGTTTGgttgtgagttgccgagtgttggagatatcaccTTTAGAGCTGTCTGTTGTCCCTCGAATATACTTAAGCTAGATGGCATTCAGATTGTGGTgctaaaagtgccaaaaaatacatttgataaaCTCTACAgcaaaatgtctcttttcaaaaatcatgacccagttacccaagataatccacagtTCATGTAGGAGTGGCAACCATAACACTAGACAgaaggaaatacatttttcattttggggtgaactgtccctttaaacaattaacatttacaagttaaaaaaatatatatatcagagTTGTGTTGGTTAGCACATTCAATAAGTGGATAGACTTTATGAAATTAATCCGCCCTCTTGTATGTTTAGAGctgaagcatttttaaaattcccaTCACCTACTGTAAACTCTGCAATGTACAATCATTGAACAGAcacaataaaagttttttttgtatcaaaGTCTTATTCATGCGTAAGAAACCATCTGAGAAATATGTCTCTTTATTTTTAGGTGTCTGAAAGTTaagtatttttagaaaaaaaaacgaaacagaAACCACTCAGAAGCGCCCTTCACAACCAAAGAGCATACTTTTATTCTCAAAAATGCCCGTCTGAAAGTAGCTTTTACTTTAATAGGTAGCAGGATTTCATTAAATCTAAATCTCACGAATCCATATAACAGAGTGCTTCTGTGTCgtacatttttattcatctaGTTACTCCAAAACACAGAGCCCCGGACCTTAACAAGTCTGattctgttatttttacttaGGTGAAAAAAGTTATTGCATACCCACAATCAACATGGCTCCTTTCCTTTGCAAATTACACCAAAACTCAGATGAATATTAGTCAAATTTATCAAATTTCAGACTGTTTTTACAACCTTAAGACCAAGTTTGGCCTCATGACACTGCATTGACCTGTCTGACTCTCTTCACTTGCCAAATAGATCGACATACTCTGACTCTGAACACTGCCGGTTAGCACAGTGGcgagtgtatgtatgtgtgctataaatgaaaacatgcttaaggtacttttttttacttactatTATACTATATAATCTTTAAAGGGGCTTCACTTTAGCAGTCTCTCTGataaaattaccaaaatctGAGATGATACAAAACCATTATTaccaaataattcaaaataacatGACACTGCACTCATGACCCactggaaaacaaacatttttgccatCTTACCGAGTGTTAGATAACATCGACATAGCCATAAGGTCGCCAAAGACTTAGGAAAGTCACTGCACCTGGTTAAGAAATAGTCGTAAAACGTCATTGTTAGACTTTGATTTTTGGAGGACAAAAACGCGAGGTATAATTGGTTAATAAAATAGCTTTAGAACTGCTGGacaattttgttattgttaggctacctgtttccagtctttatgctaagctaggctaaccggctgtagcttcatatttaatagGCAGCTATGAGAGTGAATCAATCAAATGTCTgccaaaaaccataaaaccataaaaatgtctgaCTATTGTAATCAATTCTATTATTTTACTACAGAGAGGGAAACGAGGTTCTTACACGATGACAGTTTTCTCAGTGTGATTTAAACAATCGTTCATTCAGCTGAACAAAGACGACCTTTTAGAGCTCAGTGGAACAAATTCCCCAGAATAACCCTTTTATGCTGCTTTCCCCAAAACTCAACCGAGACAACTCACACTGCGACAGTGTCCCGTTCTTGCAGATCAGCAGGTGtgcacaaaaatatgcaaacaaacTTGCAGGAACATCTAGTCAAGTTATAAACAAGTCCTTGTGCACTCACATCTACACTGATCAGTCTCTACACTCACGCTCCTCTTTCGTTCTTTCCctttcatgtgcacacacactacCACTACAGCATGCTGTTTCAAGTCAGTTTGATGAAAAGCTCACATGAGCCACTGCTCCTTCTCTTTGTTGAACTGCTCCGCCCACCGGCGCGTCAACTCCAGGTAATGATCAGGTCCATGCGGCTGATAGTCCAAGTACACACGTGTCACCGTTTTTTTAGGCACCGCCCTCTCTATCTGCGTCCCCTCGTGCCATTCATTGAAAGATGTGATTGTGACGACCTCTGGCCTCACATTCAGCGCCGCCTGCAGGGCCGTCTCATAGTAACGACCATTCACCCTGTTGCGCATGTTGTGGTTGTTCCACGGCCGGATGCTGGTGTCGATGTAACCAGGTCCGACACTGGGAATGAAGAGGAGATTGTTGCCATCACAAAAAGCTTTGATGGCCTTCCAGTTCTGGTGAGAGGAGCCAAAGGAGAAACCGTTGGAAGCAAAGTATGTGTACATGCCATCGAAGCCTCCCGCAAGGATGTCATGCTTGTGCCGCTCTTCCACAATCAGGGCAATGAAGATGGAGTCATAGGCCGAGCTGCGCACACTGTGGGAGCCGCTGGGAGTCAACAATTCAGACCAGGACTCTGGAGGAGTCAGGTAGGAGTCGTAGATGTAAAACAGAGGAAGACTCTTTCCTGTGCTGGAGGTGAACTTGTAGAAGGCTCCATGGTCACCGTACCTTTAAGGAcaataatacagtaaaataatagCATGGTAAGTTCATGCTGAATTCgttaattaaaacaaagaacTGCACTGTTAATGATTTTTCAAGTAGTGGATCTAATAATGTCAAGAAAAAACTGGAATTTGCCTGTTAAGATGATCAAATATCTTGTGTTTAAAGTTGACTGTGGGACAAATTTACTCAGTGAGTTTTTTGATAATCTTAATATTCaatgaaaaaagtgaaacatgtGGCCTGactgttttgattttctcttttctctcgtAGATTCATTTATGGCTGTAGAGGAatatttagcagctaaagaacTGGCAATGGCTTACaagttttccattttaaacTTACAAGGTGAGTAAATGTCACTGTCGTGTTCACAACATATTTCTGCTGCCGTTGAGATGATCTTCTTGACAGACTCTCCTTTTCAGGGCAACTTTCATACTTAAAGtttagaaaaatagaaaaagctTTTGCTTCAAAAACTCATTCATAACTCATGAAACTAGCCTTACATAATCACAAATGCTTTCTGAAAGTATTTTAGTTTTGTGACTAATGTTCTTTGAACTGTGCatgaaattttaatgattttctgAGTCAGTGATGGAGAAGTGCAGCCCACCTGTCAATGATATATTTGATGTTGTCATGCACACTCTGGTCGTTTCGCCCTCTGTATGGCTGGATGTGAAATGCAACctagaaaaacatgcaaaaagacacacacgTTGTTAGTTTTAATTCATTGTATGACTGTCAAGTATTGGCTTTATGAAACGTTATGTTTCAAGAGGGAGACTTCTAAAAGAGAGCTGAAAAGTGCAACAATGTGTGGgggaaaaagacacagaaaagcatgtcaaaaatgtattactgaaaagtcattgtttattttatgacatactataaaaGGTATGTGACACGCTAATactataaaaagtaaaataatgtataGAAAGCTAtatagtcatagtatagtatatcgtcAAAAATTACGATAAAATGCATACTTTATTATGTAGtcagaatgatgaaaaaagtttAGTATCCTGTCAAATAGTGAAAACAGTCATACTATATAATttcattgaaaataatttaagataatgaaaaaactcaaagtatCATATGCCACCAGAAATCatgaaaagtcatagtacagtatgttgtccaaaatcaagAAAGGTCTTAGTATAGGATGtcttcaaaaatcattaaaaccaTTAAGTGTCTTACATAATCATTACAAAACTCATGTAACAGTATGTTGTTGTCCAAATATGTCCTCCCAAATCATTTAAGTAGTATGTATAGTTACTATGTATCACAAATTCTGATAAAAAGACAGAATCATATCATAGCAGGTGGtccaaaatcactgaaaaaagtcatagtatgtctTGTTTCTGAACTCATGACTAGAAGTTATAATATAGTCAGTTGTCcagaatcataaaaaaaaatcatagtgaaatgagttgtccaaaatcatgaaaatcatggtacaatatggctaaaaaaattctaaaaaaaaaaaaaaaaaaaagtgatggtaTGTATGCTAtcagaaatcatgaaaaacggTTGTAGTAATATATCTTCTTAAATATCATGTAAGAAGCTGTCATGTAGTCATAAGTAGCATGTCAAAAGAAGAGCCAAACATGTCATGATATCGGatgttcaaaatttgacagaaaacGTCAAAGTATAGCATGACGAGACACGTCAtcgtatagcatgttgaaaaaatgaacgaaagggcaaggctatagtaaggcaaaaatttcaaaaaatagcatgtcccaaaaacagctgaaaacatctcaaaacagagtaaaatagTGCGTcaacacacgccatagtattaaaatccgcaaaaacgacccaaaacacaataaaatagcatgttgaaaaaatgaacaaaaaggcaaggctatagtaaggaaacaatgtcaaaatatgacatgtcccaaaatcagctggaaacacctcaaaatagcataaaatagcattttgacatacgctatagcattaaaacgtgcaaaaacgacccaaaacaccataaaaaaggacatcaaaaaaatgaccgaaaaggcaaggctatagtgtggcaaaaatgtcaaaatatgacatgtcccaaaaacagctgaaaacatctcaaaacagagtaaaatatCGCGTcaacacacgccatagtattaaaatctgcaaaatcggcccaaaacaataaaataacatgttgaaaaaatgaacaaaaaggcaaggctatagtatggcaaaaatctcaaaatatgacgtcccaaaaacagctgaaaacacctcaaaacagaataaaatagcgcGCTGACACATGCTATAGCAATAAAATCCgcaaaaacgacccaaaacacgataaaatagcatgttgaaaaaaatgaacaaaaaggcaaggctatagtaaggcaaaaatgtcaaaatatgacatgtcccgaaaacagctgaaaacacctcaaaacagcattaaatagcttgctgacaaacgctatagcattaaaacgtgcaaaaacggcccaaaacaccataaaataacatgttgaaaaaatgaacgaaaaggcaaggctatagtaaggcaaaaatttcaaaaaatagcatgtcccaaaaacagctgaaaacatctcaaaacagagtaaaatagCGCGTcaacacacgccatagtattaaaatctgcaaaaacaaccaaaacacaataaaatagcatgttgaaaaaatgacgaaagggcaaggctatagtatggcaaaaatgtcaaaatatgacatgtcccaaaaacagctgaaaacacctcaaaacggcATAAAATAGTACGCTGACACACGCTATAGCAATAAAATCCgcaaaaacgacccaaaacaccataaaaaaggacaTCAAAAAATTcgatgaccgaaaaggcaaggctatagtaaggcaaaaatctcaaaatataacatgtcccaaaacagctgaaaacacctcaaaaaccaGACATAAAATAGCGCGCTGACACaacgctatagcattaaaacatgcaaaaaaaaacacccaaaacaccataaaatagcatgttgaaaaaattaccgaaaaggcaaggctatagtaaggcaacaatgtcaaaatatgacatgtcccgaaaacagctgaaaacacctcaaatcgaCATGAAATAGCGCGCTGACAACGCTATAGCAATAAAATCCGCGAAAAcgacccaaaaacaaacaccataaaaaaaggacatcaaaaaaaatgaccgaaaaggcaaggctatagtaaggcaaaaatgtcaaaatatgacatgtccaaaaaacagctgaaaacacctcaaaacagaataaaatagcgcGCTGACACACGCTATAGCAATAAAATCCGCAAAAAAACGACCCAAACAcgataaaaatagcatgttgaaaaaatgaacaaaaaggcaaggctatagtaaggcaaaatgtcaaaatatgacatgtcccgaaaaaacagctgaaaaacacctcaaatcgagcatgaaatagcttgctgacaaaacgctatagcattaaaatccgcaaaaacgacccaaaacaccataaaaaagggacattgaaaaaatgaccgaaaaggcaaggctatagtaaggcaaaaatgtcaaaatatgaaatatgacatgtcccaaaaacagctgaaaacactcaaaacagaataaaatagcacGCTGACACACGCTATAGCAATAAAATCCgcaaaaacgacccaaaacacgataaaatagcatgttgaaaaaattgaacaaaaaggcaaggctatagtaaggcaaaaatgtcaaaatatgacatgtcccaaaaacagctgaaaacacctcaaaacagcattaaatagcttgctgacaaacgctatagcattaaaaaacgtgcaaaaacggccaagacaccataaaataacatgttcaaaaaaatgaccgaaaaggcaaggctatagtaaggcaaaaatttcaaaaaatagcatgtccaaaaaacagctgaaaacatctcaaaaacagagtaaaatagCGCGTcaacacacgccatagtattaaaatccgcaaaaacgacccaaaacacaataaaatagcatgttgaaaaaatgaacaaaaaggcaaggctatagtatggcaaaaatgtcaaaatatgacatgtcccaaaaaacagctgaaaacacctcaaaacagaataaaatagcgcGCTGACACACGCTATAGCAATAAAATCCgcaaaaacgacccaaaacacgataaaatagcatgttgaaaaaatgaacaaaaaggcaaggctatagtatggcaaaaatctcaaaatatgaatgtcccaaaaacagctgaaaacactcaaatcGACATGAAATAGCGCGTGACAaacgctatagcattaaaatccgcaaaaacgacccaaaacaccataaaaaaggacttttgaaaaaaatgaccgaaaaggcaaggctatagtatggcaaaaatgtcaaaatatgacatgtcccaaaaacagctgaaaacacctcaaaacagcatgaaatagcttgcTGACAAACGCtatagatatttaaaatgttcaaaaacggACGAAAACAcgataataaagcatgttgaaaaaatgactgaaaaggcaaggctatagtatggcaacaatgtcaaaatatgacatgtcccaaaaacagctgaaaacacctcaaaacagcatgaaatagcttgcTGACAAACGCTATagaattaaaatgttcaaaaacggACGAAAAacgataaaatagcatgttgaaaaaatgaacaaaaaaggtaaggctatagtaaggcaaaaatgtcaaatatgattacatgtccaaaaacagctggaaaaacctTAAATCGACATGAAATAGCGCGCTGACAaacgctatagcattaaaatccgcaaaaacgacccaaaaacaccataaaaaagggacatcaaaaaaatgaccgaaaaggcaaggctatagtaaggcaaaaattcaaatatgaaatatgacatgtcccaaaaacagctgaaaacacctcaaaacagaataaaatagcacGCTGACACACGCTATAGCAATAAAATCCgcaaaaacgacccaaaacacgataaaatagcatgttgaaaaaatgaacaaaaaggcaaggctatagtaaggcaaaaatgtcaaaatatgacatgtcccaaaaaacagctgaaaacacctcaaaacagaataaaatagcttgctgacaAACACTATagaattaaaatgttcaaaaacggacgaaaacacgataaaatagcatgttgaaaaaatgaacaaaaaggcaaggctatagtaaggcaaaaatgtcaaaaaatatgacatgtcccaaaaacagctgaaaacacctcaaaacagcattaatagCTTGCTGACAaacgctatagcattaaaaacgtgcaaaaacggccaagacaccataaaataacatgttcaaaaaaatgaccgaaaaggcaaggctatagtaaggcaaaactttcaaaaaatattgcatgtcccaaaaacagctgaaaacatctcaaaacagagtaaaatagCGCGTcaacacacgccatagtatTAAATCCGcaaaaaaacgacccaaaacacgataaaatagcatgttgaaaaaatgaccgaaaaggcaaggctatagtatggc contains:
- the yrdc gene encoding yrdC domain-containing protein, mitochondrial, whose product is MCKELKTKVLRLLPPTSNGPSVQPEGYTDGAEILSSTVKALKDGHVVAVPTDTIYGLACLAQNSEAVRKTYNIKERNGHKPLAICVGEIQDIYKYCKVKVKEALLSDLLPGPVTLVFERSEALNTDLNPFTPLVGVRIPDHTFMRRLCQMCAEPLALTSANISSHTSTVAVHEFQELWPKLAVVVDGGPIGDDSRLGSTVVNLSVLGKYRIIRPGCALSFTVEVLEHKYGLSEDTGDK
- the LOC121945163 gene encoding glycoprotein endo-alpha-1,2-mannosidase-like protein, which encodes MARLRRKACIALFLFTLFIFGTMMGLRTLKPSDGFSDLAPGLELLPVIAGKMDRRSVSRDATASPGQAQPAGSNAKAVWSNSGPEGTIFYDVHIFYYTWYGNPHMDGKYIHWDHILVPHWDPKIASSYPRGRHMPPEDIGSSFYPELSPYSSRDPDVLESHMEQIGASAAGVLVLSWYPPGLADDNGEPSEDLVPSVLDAAYRHNLKVAFHIQPYRGRNDQSVHDNIKYIIDRYGDHGAFYKFTSSTGKSLPLFYIYDSYLTPPESWSELLTPSGSHSVRSSAYDSIFIALIVEERHKHDILAGGFDGMYTYFASNGFSFGSSHQNWKAIKAFCDGNNLLFIPSVGPGYIDTSIRPWNNHNMRNRVNGRYYETALQAALNVRPEVVTITSFNEWHEGTQIERAVPKKTVTRVYLDYQPHGPDHYLELTRRWAEQFNKEKEQWLM